In Myxococcus stipitatus, the following are encoded in one genomic region:
- a CDS encoding DUF1592 domain-containing protein, translating to MRSQRLSREPAERGRWWRPVLLGLVLSGAAGCEGTISNPEGPGGGPGPGTPPPTVIEKPAPSVRMARLTHVQWTHSVQELLRLDAPPTTLAGTFRADPAQSGFLFDNDARALSVDEALWGAYQRAAAELAGQVTTDATKLARLLPPSSATGEQRARVFVESFGLRAHRRPLTPEEVESYLGLYRKGPQAYADMPAFEGGIRLVIEAFLQSPHFLYRVERSTQAVKDRVPLDDYEVASRLSYGLWSAMPDDTLFAAAREGTLHSREGVATQARRMLQDARSNKVVESFHRTLFDVPRYATIRPSLTRYPQVSARLGEYAARETTLFVQDVVFSRKGGYRDLLTSPATFVNDELARVYGLSGTFTADFVPVTLDSRERKGVLTQVGFLASHATSVDPDPIHRGVFVSERIICRKIGAPPANIPPLPAPQGRTNREVVASHTEAPGTACASCHSNLINPLGFPFENFDAIGGYRTTDNGHPVDASASPKINGETVAVRDALDLADALAANEAVHACYAQHWVEYLHGRPFADEDVPLVERLGKLSKAGNLSIVDLVVEVVTSEGFVNRHPEELP from the coding sequence ATGCGATCACAACGGTTGTCACGAGAGCCAGCGGAGCGGGGACGGTGGTGGCGCCCGGTGTTGCTCGGGCTGGTCTTGAGCGGGGCTGCTGGCTGCGAAGGAACAATCTCCAACCCGGAGGGCCCCGGTGGAGGGCCCGGCCCCGGTACGCCCCCGCCCACCGTCATCGAGAAGCCAGCCCCGTCCGTGCGGATGGCGCGCCTGACGCACGTACAGTGGACGCACAGCGTCCAGGAATTGCTCAGGCTGGACGCACCGCCCACCACGCTGGCGGGCACCTTCCGCGCGGACCCCGCCCAGAGCGGCTTCCTCTTTGACAACGATGCGCGCGCCCTCTCCGTCGACGAGGCCCTCTGGGGCGCCTACCAGCGCGCCGCCGCGGAGCTCGCCGGCCAGGTGACGACGGACGCGACGAAGCTCGCGCGCTTGCTGCCTCCGTCGTCAGCCACCGGAGAGCAGCGCGCCCGCGTCTTCGTGGAGTCCTTCGGCCTGCGCGCGCACCGGCGCCCGCTGACGCCCGAAGAGGTGGAGAGCTACCTCGGGCTGTACCGCAAGGGCCCCCAGGCCTACGCGGACATGCCGGCCTTCGAGGGTGGCATCCGGCTGGTCATCGAAGCCTTCCTCCAATCACCCCACTTCCTCTACCGCGTGGAGCGCAGCACGCAGGCCGTGAAGGACCGGGTGCCGCTCGACGATTACGAGGTGGCTTCGCGGCTGAGCTACGGCCTGTGGAGCGCCATGCCGGACGACACCCTGTTCGCCGCCGCGCGCGAGGGCACCCTGCACTCCCGCGAAGGCGTCGCCACACAGGCTCGGCGCATGCTCCAGGATGCGCGCTCGAACAAGGTGGTGGAGTCCTTCCACCGCACTCTCTTCGACGTGCCCCGCTATGCCACCATCCGGCCCTCGCTCACGCGCTACCCGCAGGTGTCCGCGCGCCTCGGGGAGTACGCGGCCCGGGAGACGACCCTCTTCGTCCAGGACGTCGTCTTCTCCCGCAAGGGCGGCTACCGCGACCTGCTCACCTCGCCGGCCACCTTCGTCAACGACGAGCTGGCGCGCGTCTACGGGCTGAGTGGCACGTTCACCGCCGACTTCGTCCCCGTGACGCTGGACTCGCGCGAGCGAAAGGGCGTGCTCACCCAGGTGGGCTTCCTGGCCTCGCACGCGACGTCGGTGGACCCGGACCCCATCCACCGCGGCGTCTTCGTGTCCGAGCGCATCATCTGCCGGAAGATTGGCGCGCCGCCGGCCAACATCCCACCGCTTCCCGCTCCCCAGGGCCGCACCAATCGCGAGGTCGTCGCCTCGCACACCGAAGCGCCAGGGACTGCGTGCGCCAGCTGCCACTCGAACCTCATCAACCCGCTCGGATTCCCCTTCGAGAACTTCGACGCCATCGGTGGCTACCGCACCACGGACAACGGACATCCGGTGGACGCCAGCGCATCTCCTAAAATCAACGGTGAGACGGTTGCGGTGCGCGACGCGCTCGACCTGGCGGATGCGCTCGCGGCCAATGAGGCGGTGCATGCGTGCTACGCGCAGCATTGGGTGGAGTACCTCCATGGGCGCCCGTTCGCCGACGAGGATGTGCCGCTGGTGGAGCGGCTCGGAAAACTGTCGAAGGCAGGCAACCTGTCCATCGTCGACCTCGTTGTGGAGGTCGTCACCAGCGAGGGCTTCGTGAATCGCCACCCGGAGGAGCTGCCATGA
- a CDS encoding SDR family oxidoreductase, which produces MKYLVTGATGNIGSGVTRCLLARGIRPCVFVRDAKKARALFGNRVEVRVGDLSGSRASLSAALSGIDAVFLLSSGPKLGVWDRTFALAARAAGVKHLVKLSTQDVSTGVGTGPWHARGETAVRESSLSFTFIRSAAFMSNVLGWADSIASEGVLRSSTGEGKIAFIHPDDIAEVVTRALTTREYVGESLVITGPEALSYGEMATRIGATLGKRVRFEPISDAEAQAGVGRGPYAAALVDIWRAIREGRMALVTEGVERVLGRRPLSFDHWVVQHTDAFR; this is translated from the coding sequence ATGAAGTATCTGGTCACGGGTGCGACCGGTAACATCGGCTCGGGGGTCACCCGATGCCTCCTTGCACGAGGTATTCGCCCGTGCGTGTTCGTGCGCGACGCGAAGAAGGCGCGAGCGCTTTTCGGGAATCGTGTCGAAGTTCGGGTCGGCGATCTGTCCGGTTCGCGCGCCTCTCTCTCCGCCGCCCTCTCTGGAATCGATGCAGTGTTTCTCCTGAGCAGCGGTCCCAAGCTCGGTGTCTGGGATCGCACGTTCGCTCTCGCCGCCAGGGCTGCCGGGGTAAAGCACCTGGTCAAGCTCTCGACGCAGGACGTGAGTACGGGCGTGGGGACCGGCCCATGGCATGCGCGTGGAGAGACCGCGGTTCGAGAGAGCAGCCTCTCGTTCACGTTCATCCGGTCGGCGGCGTTCATGTCGAACGTGCTCGGCTGGGCCGATTCCATCGCCTCCGAGGGCGTGCTCCGGTCCTCCACGGGCGAGGGGAAGATCGCCTTCATCCATCCGGACGACATCGCCGAGGTAGTTACCAGGGCGCTGACGACGCGCGAGTATGTCGGGGAGTCTTTGGTGATTACGGGGCCGGAGGCGCTGAGCTACGGCGAGATGGCCACCCGGATCGGCGCCACCCTCGGAAAGAGGGTTCGCTTCGAGCCAATCTCCGATGCGGAGGCCCAGGCGGGCGTTGGCAGAGGCCCGTACGCTGCGGCGCTCGTCGATATCTGGCGCGCGATTCGCGAAGGGCGGATGGCGCTCGTCACCGAAGGAGTGGAGCGTGTCCTCGGCCGAAGGCCGCTCTCCTTCGACCACTGGGTCGTGCAGCATACCGACGCATTTCGCTGA
- a CDS encoding DUF1552 domain-containing protein — protein sequence MKLSRRRVLKGLGGTMLSLPFLEGLMPRTARAADSGARPYAIFFRQANGVASAQTTSELGAEPERFWPRTLGALTSESIAGRALDVLNEHRAHLLVVRNVNMKDYNYGDGHARGALQGLTAQGPVVEGAGGGSESGGESIDHRIGRELNPQQRDSLVFYAGRRGGWLGGPCLSYRSSNVRRAALHDPWNAYQTMIGGPGGLTPEAREQLLVRQRSVNDLVKAQLQALQQRPELSASDHERLDLHLSNVRDLEVALSCRMRADQELILQQQAPGYDSTDGTEVLATARLHMDIAVMAMACGTNRAAVIQVGNGNDGDTRYRNPDTGQLMENFHYVSHRRTSHDSSGGIITGSDLLHHHVDVQFASAFKHLLDRLVAYQMPDGKRLIEHGVAVWYNDLGNGPAHSARNVPFVLAGSCNGFLKQGVYVEASGGGNPNHNRMLNTIGTAVGLRNAAGGNLDDFGDPALTKGVLSELIA from the coding sequence ATGAAGCTGAGTCGCCGGAGGGTGTTGAAGGGCCTGGGCGGGACGATGCTGAGCCTGCCGTTTCTCGAGGGGCTGATGCCGAGGACCGCCCGCGCGGCGGACTCGGGGGCACGGCCGTACGCCATCTTCTTCCGGCAGGCCAACGGCGTTGCCTCGGCCCAGACGACGTCGGAGCTCGGCGCTGAGCCGGAGCGCTTCTGGCCGCGCACCCTGGGAGCGCTCACCTCGGAGAGCATCGCCGGGCGGGCCTTGGACGTGCTCAATGAGCACCGCGCGCACCTGCTGGTGGTGCGCAACGTCAACATGAAGGACTACAACTACGGGGACGGCCACGCCCGCGGCGCCCTGCAGGGGCTGACCGCGCAAGGCCCCGTGGTGGAGGGCGCGGGCGGCGGCTCCGAGTCCGGAGGCGAGTCCATCGACCACCGCATCGGCCGCGAGCTCAATCCACAGCAGCGTGACTCGCTCGTCTTCTACGCGGGCCGGCGGGGCGGCTGGCTCGGGGGGCCCTGCCTCTCCTACCGGAGCAGCAACGTGCGCCGGGCCGCGCTGCATGACCCGTGGAATGCGTATCAGACGATGATTGGCGGCCCGGGTGGACTGACTCCCGAGGCTCGCGAGCAGCTCCTCGTCCGGCAGCGCAGCGTGAACGACCTGGTGAAGGCCCAGCTCCAGGCGCTCCAGCAGCGTCCCGAGCTGAGCGCGTCCGACCATGAGCGCTTGGACCTGCACCTGTCCAACGTCCGCGACCTGGAGGTCGCCCTGAGCTGCCGCATGCGCGCGGACCAGGAGCTCATCCTCCAGCAGCAGGCGCCCGGCTACGACAGCACGGACGGCACCGAGGTGCTCGCCACCGCCCGGCTGCACATGGACATCGCCGTGATGGCGATGGCGTGCGGCACCAACCGCGCGGCCGTCATCCAGGTGGGCAACGGCAACGACGGCGACACGCGCTACCGCAACCCGGACACGGGACAGCTGATGGAGAACTTCCATTACGTGTCCCACCGTCGCACGTCGCACGACTCCAGCGGTGGCATCATCACCGGCTCGGACCTGCTGCACCACCATGTGGACGTGCAGTTCGCGAGCGCCTTCAAGCACCTCCTGGACCGGCTTGTGGCCTATCAGATGCCTGACGGAAAGCGGCTCATCGAGCACGGCGTGGCTGTCTGGTACAACGACCTGGGCAACGGGCCGGCTCACTCGGCGCGCAATGTGCCCTTCGTCCTGGCGGGGAGCTGCAATGGCTTCCTCAAGCAGGGCGTCTACGTCGAGGCGTCGGGCGGCGGCAATCCCAACCACAACCGGATGCTGAATACGATCGGCACCGCCGTGGGGCTGAGGAACGCGGCCGGCGGGAACCTGGACGACTTCGGCGACCCGGCGCTGACCAAGGGCGTGCTCTCCGAGCTCATCGCCTGA
- a CDS encoding DUF4291 domain-containing protein — protein MVSVPREIRADFDQTSIVMYQAYPDAIADVAVKEQTFGPPFSLGRMTWIKPSFLWLMHRSNWGRKRGQERTLAVRIRRTGWEEALGAAVLTSFEPKAHGSPESWRKAFEAAPVHVQWDPERTLRGAGLPHDSIQVGLGRAIIQCFVEDWIVSITDLTPLVQKLRKHLDDGRADHAVRLLPKEAVFPVPAELVRRLGM, from the coding sequence ATGGTGAGCGTCCCCCGAGAGATTCGCGCCGACTTCGACCAGACGTCCATCGTGATGTATCAGGCCTATCCGGATGCCATCGCGGACGTGGCGGTGAAGGAGCAGACGTTCGGCCCGCCCTTCTCGCTGGGACGGATGACGTGGATCAAACCCAGCTTCCTGTGGCTGATGCACCGCTCCAACTGGGGGCGCAAGAGAGGGCAGGAGCGGACGCTCGCGGTGAGGATCCGGCGCACGGGCTGGGAGGAGGCACTTGGCGCCGCGGTGCTCACGAGCTTCGAGCCCAAGGCCCATGGCTCCCCGGAGAGCTGGCGCAAGGCGTTCGAGGCCGCGCCCGTCCATGTGCAGTGGGACCCAGAGCGCACGCTGAGGGGGGCGGGACTGCCGCATGACAGCATCCAGGTGGGGTTGGGGCGAGCCATCATCCAGTGCTTCGTGGAGGACTGGATTGTCTCCATCACCGACCTGACGCCGCTGGTGCAGAAGCTGCGCAAGCACCTGGACGACGGGCGCGCGGACCATGCCGTGCGCTTGCTGCCGAAGGAGGCCGTCTTTCCTGTGCCGGCCGAGCTGGTGCGCCGTCTGGGCATGTAA
- a CDS encoding SGNH/GDSL hydrolase family protein — MTWSTEQTRWLMKVLQPEQTVASLPGAAALTEPMRAALLGLAPDAYSAELGRLRAGAKEAAHELLADPAVGAMVDRLPLRPGARVLAFGDSHTSDPQSWAVILNEMLAARRPADGILFDVSAVAGETTTHGLIRIGGVIARNPDWILFFIGVNDARTQGPTPSKTLVAPEETARNLAELRKRVSWETKARCLWVTPPPVLEDRVSKHGGLSRFGVRFLNEDIARVAEVIAAFDEPAINLFARLGLPPPPDLLMEDGLHFTLEGQKRIALEVVRGWADARAR; from the coding sequence ATGACCTGGTCGACCGAACAGACGCGCTGGCTCATGAAGGTGCTTCAGCCAGAACAAACCGTGGCATCACTTCCCGGGGCCGCGGCGCTCACCGAGCCGATGCGTGCGGCCCTGCTGGGCCTCGCTCCGGACGCCTACTCCGCCGAACTCGGGCGCCTGCGGGCAGGTGCGAAGGAGGCCGCGCACGAGCTGCTCGCGGATCCCGCGGTGGGCGCGATGGTGGACCGCCTTCCCTTGCGGCCTGGGGCGCGGGTTCTCGCGTTCGGCGATAGCCACACCTCCGATCCGCAGTCGTGGGCGGTGATCCTGAACGAGATGTTGGCCGCGCGGCGTCCAGCGGATGGAATCTTGTTCGATGTCAGCGCCGTCGCCGGTGAGACGACAACGCACGGACTGATTCGAATCGGCGGGGTCATCGCGAGGAATCCAGACTGGATCTTGTTCTTCATCGGCGTGAACGACGCTCGAACACAAGGCCCGACGCCGAGCAAGACGCTCGTCGCCCCCGAAGAGACAGCGCGCAACCTCGCGGAGCTCCGCAAGCGCGTCTCCTGGGAGACGAAGGCACGGTGTCTGTGGGTAACTCCGCCCCCGGTGCTCGAAGATCGCGTGTCGAAGCATGGGGGGTTGTCCCGCTTCGGGGTTCGCTTCCTCAACGAGGACATCGCCCGCGTCGCCGAGGTCATTGCCGCCTTCGACGAGCCCGCAATCAATCTGTTCGCGAGGCTCGGCCTGCCACCCCCGCCGGATCTGCTCATGGAGGACGGGCTTCACTTCACGCTGGAGGGGCAAAAAAGAATAGCGCTCGAAGTCGTGCGCGGCTGGGCCGACGCGAGGGCGCGATGA
- a CDS encoding DUF1214 domain-containing protein, whose product MPQAQAFWSITRYDAKTQLLIINPIKRYLVNSAMMEKGAFITGDDGSITFYLQQPCPPLEDGGEEELAASPCGPVLRGHAALRPRASRIRGNRQVEPPLR is encoded by the coding sequence ATGCCACAGGCCCAGGCGTTCTGGTCCATCACGAGGTATGACGCCAAGACGCAATTGCTCATCATCAACCCCATCAAACGGTACTTGGTGAACAGCGCGATGATGGAGAAGGGCGCGTTCATCACTGGGGATGACGGCTCCATCACCTTCTACCTCCAGCAGCCCTGCCCTCCGCTGGAGGATGGGGGGGAAGAAGAACTGGCTGCCAGCCCCTGCGGCCCCGTTCTACGCGGTCATGCAGCTCTACGTCCCAGAGCCTCGCGCATACGAGGGAACAGACAGGTGGAGCCCCCCCTCCGATGA
- a CDS encoding VCBS repeat-containing protein translates to MASAVADVNGDGKRDILVANAESGSSLTPSGSLSVFLRNGDASVQPEVNYGSASHSSNAVVAVDVDGDGWLDAVTVNGQTNLLVLNRNISVRKSLGPSAPGTFGAPTKSIAPLCSMSCVQ, encoded by the coding sequence CTGGCCTCGGCGGTCGCCGACGTGAATGGCGACGGCAAGCGCGACATCCTCGTGGCCAACGCCGAATCCGGGTCGAGCCTGACGCCCTCTGGCTCGCTCTCCGTTTTCCTGAGGAACGGCGACGCCAGCGTCCAGCCGGAGGTCAACTACGGGAGCGCCTCGCACTCCAGCAACGCAGTCGTGGCCGTGGACGTGGACGGCGACGGGTGGCTCGACGCCGTCACCGTCAACGGCCAGACCAATCTGCTCGTCCTCAACAGAAACATCAGCGTCCGCAAGAGTCTGGGCCCGAGCGCGCCCGGGACCTTCGGGGCTCCGACGAAGAGCATTGCCCCGCTCTGCTCCATGAGCTGCGTCCAATAG